The Thunnus maccoyii chromosome 9, fThuMac1.1, whole genome shotgun sequence genome includes a region encoding these proteins:
- the hnf1a gene encoding hepatocyte nuclear factor 1-alpha, translating to MEGEERSGAAKARTSRLTALQEQLIWALLGSGLSRDVLVQAMGELERDRAAAGAEKGERGDGESSEEGEMDFPPPIFRDLEKLPPEAAAKLRTEVDRLLQEDPWCVAKMVKSYMQQHNLPQREVVESTGLNQSHLSQHLNKGTPMKNQKRAALYSWYVKKQCEISQQFTNAKHGLASVEDQGEDTRKGRRNRFKWGPASLQILFHAYERQKNPSKEEREGLVDDCNRAECLQRGVSPSQLAGLGSNLVTEVRVYNWFANRRKEEAFRHKLALDTPFTNQPASSSNPPLPPSPEHGVKFSQQIPCDTLSSARGSGVERVGRLVVSPVQLEPSHTLLEAHNPKPVSSGGPLPPVSTLTSLHSLSTSPMSSQGVIMASLPSIMSLGESSLLIGLASTQPQTIPVINNVGGSFTTLQPISFQQQLHTSPQQQISQQLHSHMGASPFMATMAQLPCHMYNKSDSPQYHSSGLLSQAMVIADSSSLGTLTSLAAVRQILTADPEEQTDPSLQEESLHLQPPTPVPASSESLELYPASQTTESHQSHLLSSSPTDISSYIPTQMVSTAQ from the exons atggagggagaggagaggtcCGGGGCAGCTAAGGCGAGGACGAGTCGTCTGACCGCTCTTCAGGAGCAGCTGATCTGGGCCCTGCTAGGATCCGGACTATCCCGGGACGTCCTGGTCCAAGCCATGGGGGAACTGGAGCGAGACAGGGCGGCTGCTGGCGCCgagaagggggagagaggggatgGAGAGAGCTCCGAGGAGGGAGAAATGGATTTCCCACCGCCCATATTCCGAGATTTGGAGAAGCTTCCCCCAGAGGCGGCAGCCAAACTGAGGACTGAAGTCGACCGGCTACTGCA GGAGGACCCCTGGTGTGTcgcaaaaatggtgaaaagctACATGCAGCAGCACAATCTCCCTCAGAGAGAGGTGGTAGAGTCCACAGGACTCAACCAGTCCCACCTCTCCCAGCACCTCAACAAAGGCACGCCCATGAAGAACCAGAAGAGAGCTGCTCTGTACAGCTGGTACGTCAAGAAGCAATGCGAGATCAGCCAGC AATTCACCAATGCCAAACACGGCCTTGCATCCGTGGAGGACCAAGGAGAGGACACCAGGAAAGGACGGAGGAACAGGTTCAAATGGGGTCCAGCGTCCCTGCAGATCCTCTTCCACGCCTACGAACGACAAAAGAACCCCAgcaaggaggagagagaggggttgGTGGATGATTGTAACAG GGCAGAGTGTCTGCAGAGGGGGGTGTCTCCCTCCCAGCTTGCTGGCCTGGGCTCCAACCTGGTCACGGAGGTCCGGGTGTACAACTGGTTTGCAAACCGTCGCAAAGAAGAGGCCTTCCGTCACAAACTGGCCCTCGACACGCCTTTCACCAACCAGCCTGCCTCCTCTTCTAACCCCCCCCTTCCACCAAGTCCTGAGCACG GTGTGAAATTTAGTCAGCAAATCCCATGTGACACCCTGAGCTCAGCCAGAGGTAGCGGAGTGGAAAGAGTGGGACGCCTGGTGGTCAGCCCTGTCCAACTGGAGCCCAGCCACACACTCCTCGAGGCCCACAATCCCAAGCCG GTGTCCAGCGGTGGCCCGCTGCCCCCAGTAAGCACTCTGACCTCACTGCACAGTCTGTCCACCTCCCCTATGTCCTCACAAGGCGTCATCATGGCCTCACTGCCCAGCATCATGAGTCTGGGAGAGTCCTCACTTCTCATTG GTTTAGCCTCCACGCAGCCTCAGACCATACCTGTCATAAACAATGTGGGAGGCAGTTTCACCACTCTGCAGCCAATCTCAttccagcagcagcttcacacCTCCCCCCAGCAGCAAATATCACAGCAGCTCCACAGTCACATGGGTGCCAGTCCATTCATGGCAACCATGGCACAGCTGCCATGTCACA TGTACAACAAGTCTGATTCGCCCCAGTACCACTCGTCTGGTCTGCTGTCTCAAGCCATGGTCATCgctgacagcagcagcctgggGACGCTGACCAGCCTCGCTGCTGTCAGACAG ATTCTAACAGCAGATCCCGAGGAACAGACGGATCCGTCCTTACAGGAAGAATCTCTGCACCTGCAGCCCCCCACACCTGTACCAG cTTCCTCCGAAAGCCTTGAGCTTTACCCCGCTTCTCAGACGACAGAAAGCCATCAGTCTCACCTCCTCTCATCTTCACCAACAGACATCAGCTCCTACATTCCTACACAAATGGTCTCTACTGCGCAGTAG